CATGCGATTCGCCATATCCTGGCAGCACACATTTTATACCTTCGACCTCGATACTGAGCATGGGACATTCCACCCTGTATCCTggatatcctttttttgtatcaagCATAGATTCCACAATGAGAGAAATAAACCCCTCGCTGTGGTGAGAGAGATGGTGTCGTAAATTTaaaatcgtttattttttcaatttattatatttttatggtgTACTCTTTATGGTTCCCATTTTATAACTGCACGGGCAGAAGAATGCTAGCGGGTGAGGCTCAAGGAGAGGTAGTCTGACGTTTGATCCTCTGGCACTGTACTTGCGATAGAGACTTTGCCGTTTTTGCCGTGCTCCGTGAGAAGAGACAAGCGGCATTGCCGTTTTACTTTGCACACCGTAATATGTCTATAAACATTGTGGGAATGATTTACATTTTCAGCGATTTTCTGGTCATtggataataaaaaagaatgccGAATTGgggtctgttttttttggctaaggtTAACTGGTATAAAGGGACGTATTAAGAAAAATCAGTGCTTTCTTGCACTGATCCATCTTGAAAAAGGATCAACCCATGATGGATGATGTTAAGCGTGAACGATACAAGTTTGGTGTACGCCTGCACAATTCGGAATATGAAAGTGAACTAATAAATAGAATTTATTGGTGTTTTGTGAAGGTTAGATATCGCACATCGGATCAAGAACATTCCGCAGAATGTGATATGTTGTTCGAGAAAAGCATCGGAAACTTATTATGCTAACTTAATTTTCGTGtgcaattaatttatgatATTGATTTGCGGAATTATTaagtcaataaaatgtttcatgcCAGAATTGCATCAGTTGAATGAGAAAAAACATTGGAGGTCTAATTGGAAGCAGTTTTCGCagaatattttaacaaaaacttcTGTGAGTAGCTGCATTTCGCTGTTGTTACGTGTTGTAAGCACTTGTTGCCATAATATGATGGTTTTGTTCACGTCCGAAAGAAAGAATGGGTATTGTCCGTACGAATGAAATGGTTTACTCCCACACTTCAAGGGACCATTTTTATATAGATAccaagaaattgaagaaagcaACGCATCAGTCGTTAAAATAGCCTGATGACTACATGGCATGTGGGTCAGTTTGAAATGTGGTTCCGTTGTAAATTGTTAATGATGAAATAGCACGTATCATGTTGAATTCTACGCATAATCTGCACGTGATTCACAGATAGAGggtttgaaaaatatgattttatgtaacagttataattttttttgtataaaaaatatttataataatattaaaagtaatataaattaatgtatGGAAATGATACTTTATTTTTCAGTAAACTTTCAtgaacttttcactcaaaacatTGTGTAAATAATAACGACTTGCAGCCGTTTGTTTAACAGTTCTTGTTGGGTTTCAGCTGTGCCCGATGCGACTTTGTGCTAATGACGATGGAATCGAAACGTTCGTTTCTATACATCCAACAAAAGCATAGATTAAGACGAAATGAAGCCGACATCTTCGCTTCATTGTCATTCCACAAGCATTCCCCAACGACTAATGGGGCTaattaaaaaggaaaggatGTCATCGACTTTCTGCTGctctatttttctttccctttgtgttacttgtttttttttctcatttcttttGTTCGTCTTTTACTTATACTTGTTTCGTGCTTTGTCAGATACTTCTAGAATGAAAGTGAATGGCACATTTCCATGTGTTATTTACAAGCTTTcatgttgatttgtttgtaaCGCTACTTTGGCTTTTGCACTTCTCCGATAAAAGTTTATATTACTTCGCTAACGTCGTATACGTCTGTAGCTCATAATTATAGCAAATCGAATCGACGCTACAGAATGTTATCACAAAAGTCATAAAATTGggcaaatattgttttggtGCGggcaattttaaacaaaagcattCAAACTTTTCAGCAACCGCTGGTTCATAAACCTTCTGGACCGTTTAAATTTATGTGCCTGTCAGATATACAAAATGGCGCACTTGTGCACCATTAACACAAAATGCATTCAAAACAGCTTTCCTTTCCAACGGTTTTGCCGCAACCGAGATATGGGAAGTTCCAAAATTTACCGAATGCTCCAACAACCGTCTGGCTGTCGTGACATTGCGTGTTCAATTGTAAAGCAGCTGGAGCCGCACATAACAAAAGCGGAAGAAGGGAGAGTAATTATTAAATCGCCATCGCTATTTGCAAGCTGCTTCGCAAGCATTGGATTATTGGAAGAAAATGTGCGAGCATTTCTTGAATTATTTATCGCCCGATTGCACGTAATCGTGCATGGCCCGATGCATATCCGTCGGAAGCGAATGTACTGCCTTGGCAGGTAGAACGATGATAATggtaatgaataatttatctcATAAAATATGCTACATTTTTCCATCCCGGTACGAGATTTCACGTGTTCACGTACACATGCATTACACAGTTTTAAAATACCGGTTTGTAGTTTAGTATTGGGTGTACAAGTAAGTTTGTAGCATTTTGTAAAAGTCACTAATTCTGTCATAACTAGTTGACAATCCCTGGACGCAATATTGCGTGATTCCGGTAGAGGGCGCCGTATTGGATAAGTAATTATTAAGCAAATTTGAACGTTTTTACTGTAGGTAAAAGGTTAAGCTTTTGCTAACATCATCATCCGACAAGTACATTAGAGCAATGAATGTCGGTGGAATGTTTGTTAATAACAGATGAATTAATTTGTTCCGCAAATTGGATGTATATGCTGTTTTGTTCAAAAgacgaaaatttgttttagtcTGAAATACATACTTTAGTAAGGAAagttaggaaaaaaaggacaatggGTTGATGGACagctatttaaataaaacaatgtaaaaaaaatttgccaataaaaaaatgaaattttccaaaaaatataaCAGAAACTTACGTATACAaccaatagttttttttctatggtttaaaacaaaaaaattaacaaaaatatgtgcAAAATGTTCTTCATAGAAAGCGTATAATCTATCTAGCTTGATTTGATCGATTGTTATTCCAAAAAATCCCCCGACGGTCATTATAGTACCGGGTTGAAAATGATCGTTTCACGCATACAGTGGTCATGACCCTCAGTTTAGTTTTCTGGCATTCGTATACGTTTCTCAAACTATCGGCCTAGTTTGTTCTATGTctcttgctttgtttttgtttttaaatcaattcatttatttattgtactaTTTTATTCACTAGTTCGCAAGTCCGCGTTCAATGGAGAGTTCAAGTACATTGACTCATTAGTGGATTTTCCTCCCCTAGACACGATAGACCGTAGCTaggaataaatatttaccaatGAGGTATCAGCGAGCGGGTGCAGTTTATGGTAAGCAATCCGGGAGCATTATAGCATTTGCTGGTTGAACTTGCTTTGAACTACTAGCGATGCGTGAGTGTCAAATGCTCCGTAACGGTGTGCGTCTTTTACATCTGTTCACACCCCAAAACGCCCACCGGGTCAAAACCACACGGGGTAGGTGGTAGTGACCGATTTACACAGTAGTTGATGGTCATTTGTAAGGAAAGTTCCGTGTTTACGCTCACGACGACGTAAACTTGTTCCGACGTGCCACGCGGTACGTGTGGCTCATTTACTATGCTAATGCAGTTTGttataaaaacaatcaatactCGACTGGTGGTGTGTGACTTCATTTGCTTGGTGCGAAATCGAAAAACCCCTCCACTGTCGCTAACACGTAGCTCGGATCCGATCGATTTACTTTCATTTGTTGCCGATAGGTCGATCGGGAAGGAAGTTCGAgacatcgtcgtcgtcgcttAGAATCAGTTTAGTGAAGAACAGCAATCGATTGTGCCTTTGGTGCCTGGGaacgtgttgtgtgtgtgtgttggttgggtataaaaaaaacgcggGGAAAAACACAGTACGTTGTGAGTCTGTGACGTGTGACGTACGATCAAACGATATGATGCAGCAAAAGTGTCCCAGCATACCGACCGTGTTTGCCGGAGCGGATGTGTTCATTACGGGCGGTACGGGCTTTATGGGCAAAGTGCTCATCGAGAAGTTGCTTCGATCGTGTCCACAGATTGCACGTGTGTTTGTACTGATGCGTGCCAAACGGGGCAAATCGCTAGACGAGCGTCTAAAGCACATCACGGACGATGTGGTAGGTACTGCGCGCGTTTAAAAGGACACAGCTGGTGTGCAAGCTGGTGGCAGAATTACTGGCGCGAATTGACGAATGTTTCATATTCTTCACAGCTGTTTGATGTGCTGAAGAGCAAAAGCCCGGACGCGTTGGAAAAGATACACCCAATAGAAGGTGACTGTACGCAGCTCAAGTTGGGCATGTCCGCCGAAAGTGTGGAGCGCATGAAGGAGGTACAGTTTGTGTTTCATGCGGCCGCCAGCGTACGCTTCGATGATCCGCTGAAGGATGCCATCATGATCAATACCCGCAGCACACGGGAGGTGTTAGATTGGGCTAAAACGCTTCACAAACTTAAGGCCGTGGTACATATCTCCACCACGTACTGCAATCCGGAGCTGATGCGCGTGGAGGAAAAAATCTACCCGCCCAAGATGGACTGGAGGGAAGCGATCCGTATGGCGGAATCGTTTGATACGCCCATGCTGGAGACGTTTAAGGAAAAGTTGGTATCGGAGAAGAGGACGCAACAGACTAACACCGATCGATCGAACttccaatatatttttttgccctCCAATACAGACTAACACGATTCGCCCCGAATACTTACACCTACACGAAGGGATTGGCGGAACAGATTTGTTACGAGTATCGGCACGATTTACCGCTGGTCGTGTTTCGACCATCCATCGTGACCAACACGGAAAGTGAACCACTCATTGGCTGGGTGGACAATTTTAACGGTCCCATCGGGTTGCTGCTTGGTTCTGCGTCCGGCGTTGTACGAGCGGGACTTCTCGATCTTGAGAAACACATCAACTGCATCCCGGTGGATGTGAGCATTAAGGCAATTATTGTGGCGGCCTGGAAGAGGGCCACCATGGATGCACCGGGAACTCTGTCCGTCTACAACAGTGCAGCGGAACCGGAGAAAACGATAACTTACGGCACCATGTTGTACGATGGTAAGGTCCTGTTCGATCGTACACCGATGGGCAATATGCTTTGGGCCCCTGGTGGTACCACGACAACAAACAAGTACTTCTTCTAcctgatttttttctgctgccaACTGTTGCCGGCCATATTGGTGGATACACTTTTCCGCGTTGCCGGGCGAGCACCATTGTATGTACTAGAGGGCGGGCAAAACGTTCCTCAACCATTTTGACTCATCAATTAAAAACTAATGattcggatttttttcttcgtgcACATATTTTTCTACTTACTGCACAGTTTGCTGAAGCTGAATCGTAAGATTTTCGATGCACAAGTTTCGCTCAGGTACTTCATGAACAACGAATGGGTGTTTGCAAATGAAAACTTCAAGGAGCTCGAGCACACATTAATGAAGGACGATCGGTAAATggcggggggtgggggggaatGCATGCCCAACAttaaaacacaagaaacatCGTTAATtgatcattttctttcttttactgcAAACCCTGTTTTTTGCCTCCGAAAATAGGAAACATTTTTCGACCAACTTTTTCTTGTGTGGAATGATGGAATATTACGCAAGCGCTATT
The DNA window shown above is from Anopheles funestus chromosome 3RL, idAnoFuneDA-416_04, whole genome shotgun sequence and carries:
- the LOC125770456 gene encoding fatty acyl-CoA reductase wat-like, which gives rise to MMQQKCPSIPTVFAGADVFITGGTGFMGKVLIEKLLRSCPQIARVFVLMRAKRGKSLDERLKHITDDVLFDVLKSKSPDALEKIHPIEGDCTQLKLGMSAESVERMKEVQFVFHAAASVRFDDPLKDAIMINTRSTREVLDWAKTLHKLKAVVHISTTYCNPELMRVEEKIYPPKMDWREAIRMAESFDTPMLETFKEKLTRFAPNTYTYTKGLAEQICYEYRHDLPLVVFRPSIVTNTESEPLIGWVDNFNGPIGLLLGSASGVVRAGLLDLEKHINCIPVDVSIKAIIVAAWKRATMDAPGTLSVYNSAAEPEKTITYGTMLYDGKVLFDRTPMGNMLWAPGGTTTTNKYFFYLIFFCCQLLPAILVDTLFRVAGRAPFLLKLNRKIFDAQVSLRYFMNNEWVFANENFKELEHTLMKDDRKHFSTNFFLCGMMEYYASAILGGRRYLLKEPDDNVNDALKKYRRLRVLNFALKGTIMFLIVYYIYNRYLV